In Syntrophorhabdales bacterium, a single window of DNA contains:
- a CDS encoding tripartite tricarboxylate transporter permease: MLELINSFISGLTQIFVWSTFGLMLLGIAIGFVVGILPGLGGPATIALMLPFIVKMRPVEAFAILLGMASVLATTGDITSVLFGVPGEPTTAATIIDGHAMAKKGQAGRALGAVLMSSLVGAVFGAFVLALFIPVVRPLVLTFGSPELFMLAILGLTFIASLSGGALLKALLGAGIGLFLATVGMDPQSGIQRFTFGQVFLWDGVGLVPITMGFFAIPEIIDLGIQRSSIATGQIERLGGVMQGIRDTFRHWWLVMRCSALGTFCAIIPGMGPSVSQWLAYAQALQSSKEKERFGKGAVEGVLGPGAANNSAMGGSLITTVAFGVPASVLMAILIGAFLIQGIVPGPDMLIPEAKGGHLGLTFSFVWIVVVSNIITVAVCLLFLNQLVKITYVRGSVVIPIILLLIYLGTFAEKNAFPDLVLMLFFGVLGWIMQRLHWPRPPFILGLVLGNLAESRLFLSVNNYGLAWLSRPAVLVIMALTLAGAFYPLVKRMREKREEKEDGAAVSGPTAQQKKRLQFNWASAFSLALVLIFGAALWQSRTFSFTAGFFPWVIGFPVFVFAMIQLLFDLTGRKARKGHDDDMEEAGADLPKHVVNLRTANVFMWTFAWFLSIWLFGFTIGAPLCTFIQLKMGEREGWLLTLLLTATAWAFIYFGFDLLLHVPFPKGQLFIWLKGFSSI, from the coding sequence ATGCTCGAACTGATCAATTCATTCATTTCGGGCCTCACGCAGATCTTTGTCTGGTCAACCTTCGGCCTCATGCTGCTTGGCATCGCCATCGGTTTTGTGGTCGGCATTCTTCCAGGGTTGGGAGGGCCTGCGACGATTGCGTTGATGCTGCCCTTCATCGTTAAGATGCGGCCTGTGGAAGCCTTTGCCATTCTCCTTGGCATGGCTTCAGTGCTGGCAACGACGGGCGATATCACCTCGGTGCTTTTCGGTGTACCCGGCGAGCCGACAACCGCAGCCACCATCATCGACGGTCATGCCATGGCCAAGAAGGGACAGGCCGGCCGGGCGCTGGGTGCGGTATTGATGAGCTCGCTTGTGGGGGCAGTATTCGGCGCTTTTGTGCTCGCTCTTTTTATCCCTGTCGTTCGCCCCCTGGTCTTGACGTTCGGATCACCGGAACTCTTCATGCTCGCAATTCTCGGCCTTACGTTTATCGCCTCACTGAGCGGCGGTGCTTTGCTGAAGGCGCTCTTGGGCGCCGGGATCGGCCTTTTCCTCGCCACAGTGGGCATGGATCCGCAGTCCGGCATACAGCGCTTCACCTTCGGCCAGGTGTTTCTGTGGGACGGGGTAGGCCTGGTGCCCATCACAATGGGATTTTTTGCTATTCCGGAGATTATTGATCTTGGCATCCAGCGTTCCAGCATCGCGACCGGGCAGATAGAAAGGCTGGGCGGGGTCATGCAGGGAATAAGGGATACCTTCCGCCATTGGTGGCTCGTCATGCGCTGCAGCGCACTGGGCACTTTCTGCGCCATCATTCCCGGCATGGGTCCCTCTGTCTCCCAGTGGCTGGCCTACGCACAGGCGCTGCAGAGCTCCAAGGAGAAGGAACGATTCGGAAAGGGCGCAGTGGAGGGAGTGTTAGGACCCGGTGCTGCAAATAATTCCGCTATGGGTGGTAGTCTGATTACCACAGTTGCCTTTGGCGTTCCTGCCAGCGTGCTGATGGCGATTCTGATAGGCGCATTCCTCATCCAGGGCATAGTGCCCGGTCCTGACATGCTGATCCCTGAGGCGAAGGGCGGCCATCTGGGGCTTACCTTTTCTTTTGTATGGATCGTTGTCGTCTCCAATATCATTACGGTCGCCGTCTGCCTTCTGTTCCTGAACCAGCTGGTTAAAATCACGTACGTGCGCGGAAGCGTGGTCATTCCAATCATTCTCCTTCTTATCTATCTCGGTACCTTTGCGGAAAAGAATGCTTTCCCCGACCTGGTGCTCATGCTCTTTTTTGGTGTACTGGGGTGGATTATGCAGCGCCTCCATTGGCCGCGTCCACCGTTCATCCTTGGTCTGGTGCTCGGCAACCTGGCTGAGAGCAGGCTTTTTCTTTCAGTCAATAACTACGGCCTTGCCTGGCTTTCACGGCCTGCGGTCCTCGTGATCATGGCACTCACGCTTGCCGGAGCCTTTTATCCGCTGGTTAAGAGAATGCGGGAAAAGAGGGAGGAAAAAGAAGATGGGGCAGCTGTCTCGGGCCCGACTGCGCAGCAGAAGAAGCGTCTTCAGTTCAACTGGGCAAGTGCCTTCAGCCTCGCGCTGGTGCTCATTTTCGGCGCTGCCTTGTGGCAGAGCAGAACATTCAGTTTTACCGCCGGCTTCTTCCCGTGGGTGATAGGCTTCCCGGTATTTGTGTTTGCGATGATACAGTTACTGTTTGACCTCACAGGCCGCAAGGCTCGCAAGGGGCATGACGATGATATGGAGGAAGCAGGGGCAGATCTCCCGAAGCATGTGGTTAATCTCCGTACTGCTAATGTATTCATGTGGACGTTCGCCTGGTTCCTTTCGATCTGGCTTTTCGGCTTCACCATTGGCGCGCCGCTCTGCACGTTTATACAGCTTAAGATGGGTGAGCGTGAAGGTTGGCTGCTGACACTTCTTCTTACCGCAACCGCCTGGGCGTTCATCTATTTCGGATTCGACCTCCTTCTCCATGTTCCATTTCCAAAGGGTCAGCTTTTCATCTGGCTCAAAGGGTTTTCTTCAATCTAG
- a CDS encoding tripartite tricarboxylate transporter substrate-binding protein, with protein sequence MRKALWLTAVVLIALSPQITLGAAPFYEGKTIRVTVGVSAGGGFDNEARILARHMPKYIPGKPTIIVENITGAGGLICANQLYKLAAPDGLTFSHFNGGFLFAQVLEQPGIEFDARKFTYLGAVSMENAVLFVTKASGITSIEQFMSSKTPIKLGGTGIGAYAPDAIIKIWKAVSAMPAQLIGPYKGGADVRLACESGELAGSVISWDAMKSAWGKRFDSGEARVIMQAVAKPRPDLPKVPTDMMLAKTDEGRQLIDIGVHLNNVFARPFVLGPGVPKERADLLRSAFQKTMGDKEFVDEILKAKLGADPVTGEEVEQAVLNAFKTPKPLVQKLKEIYYK encoded by the coding sequence ATGAGAAAAGCTCTTTGGCTGACCGCTGTGGTGTTGATAGCGCTTAGTCCGCAGATCACGCTTGGCGCAGCGCCATTTTACGAAGGAAAGACTATACGCGTGACAGTCGGAGTCTCAGCGGGCGGCGGCTTCGATAACGAGGCGCGCATTCTTGCCCGGCATATGCCCAAGTACATCCCGGGCAAACCGACGATCATTGTTGAGAATATAACCGGGGCAGGTGGGTTGATTTGTGCTAATCAACTCTACAAGCTTGCGGCGCCTGATGGTCTGACCTTCAGTCACTTTAACGGCGGCTTTCTTTTCGCGCAGGTGCTGGAACAGCCGGGCATCGAGTTCGACGCTCGAAAATTCACCTATCTCGGCGCCGTCTCCATGGAGAACGCGGTCCTCTTTGTCACCAAGGCGAGCGGCATCACGAGCATAGAACAGTTCATGAGTTCAAAGACGCCGATTAAATTGGGTGGAACAGGAATTGGAGCGTATGCACCAGACGCGATCATCAAGATATGGAAAGCAGTCTCTGCGATGCCCGCACAGCTTATCGGCCCCTATAAGGGCGGAGCTGACGTAAGGCTTGCCTGTGAAAGCGGAGAACTCGCAGGCAGCGTTATTTCCTGGGATGCGATGAAATCAGCCTGGGGAAAACGTTTCGACAGCGGTGAAGCACGGGTCATCATGCAGGCAGTAGCTAAACCGCGGCCGGACCTTCCCAAAGTTCCCACGGATATGATGCTAGCCAAAACGGATGAGGGGCGGCAGTTGATCGATATCGGCGTCCATCTTAATAATGTTTTTGCGAGGCCTTTTGTCCTTGGGCCTGGCGTGCCCAAGGAACGTGCAGACCTCCTGAGAAGTGCGTTTCAGAAGACAATGGGCGATAAGGAGTTTGTCGATGAGATCCTGAAAGCAAAGCTTGGCGCGGATCCTGTCACCGGAGAAGAAGTGGAACAGGCGGTCCTTAATGCTTTTAAGACGCCGAAGCCGCTGGTGCAGAAGCTGAAGGAGATTTACTACAAGTGA
- a CDS encoding tripartite tricarboxylate transporter substrate binding protein: MISTRLCVWSFFLWWLGFFTIGVALFVPAAVDAAGYPDHNIQIVIPNPAGAQTDITGRLLASEMEKVVGGKIIPNNKPGASTVLGTDAVVRAKKDGYTLLYGGASSIVYVPIANPDVVHYDPARDLESLGLHFFLPQSITVRSDAPWKSFQEFISYAKANPGKVRVSTTGIGSSPHFILEMIQSMTGTHFTHVPFEGGESVVTAVLGGHVEATCEAVAKVKPHVEAGRMRILLITNKMAAFQSVPTITELGYKQDLPLTWWGLWAPSGIPEQARKVLIPAVEQAVKLTKSRMDQLGNICEYRSPEEVRKLREEEYRKVYEIAVKIGIRKN, encoded by the coding sequence ATGATATCCACCCGTTTATGCGTCTGGTCCTTTTTCTTGTGGTGGCTGGGATTCTTTACCATTGGTGTTGCCCTATTTGTTCCTGCCGCGGTCGATGCAGCGGGCTATCCGGACCACAACATACAGATTGTCATCCCCAATCCGGCCGGTGCGCAGACAGACATCACAGGAAGGTTGCTGGCGTCGGAAATGGAGAAGGTTGTCGGCGGGAAGATAATCCCCAACAATAAACCCGGAGCGTCGACGGTTCTCGGCACGGATGCGGTTGTCCGAGCAAAAAAAGACGGATACACGTTGCTGTACGGCGGTGCCTCTTCCATCGTCTATGTGCCGATTGCCAACCCGGACGTCGTCCACTATGATCCGGCCAGGGACCTGGAGTCTCTCGGGCTGCACTTCTTTCTTCCCCAGAGTATAACCGTCAGGTCCGATGCTCCATGGAAAAGCTTCCAGGAGTTCATCAGCTATGCAAAGGCGAACCCTGGAAAAGTTCGTGTAAGCACCACCGGTATAGGCTCATCACCACATTTTATATTGGAGATGATCCAATCCATGACCGGCACGCACTTCACCCATGTTCCTTTCGAAGGAGGGGAATCGGTAGTGACCGCAGTTCTCGGAGGACATGTGGAAGCCACCTGCGAAGCAGTCGCGAAGGTGAAGCCGCACGTGGAAGCGGGAAGGATGCGGATTCTCCTCATCACGAATAAGATGGCTGCTTTTCAGTCTGTTCCCACAATCACGGAACTGGGCTACAAACAGGATCTGCCACTGACGTGGTGGGGACTCTGGGCTCCGAGCGGGATTCCGGAGCAGGCGAGAAAGGTCCTGATTCCGGCGGTGGAGCAGGCGGTGAAGCTGACCAAATCCAGGATGGACCAGTTGGGAAATATTTGTGAATACAGATCGCCCGAGGAAGTCAGGAAGCTGAGGGAAGAGGAGTACAGGAAAGTCTACGAAATAGCAGTAAAGATAGGCATACGAAAAAACTAG
- a CDS encoding D-2-hydroxyacid dehydrogenase gives MKGSAEEMYILLAMPDAEDYHKDLREKFPDLQIHAVTSEEGIRPHADKVDILITLYRVADDILKQTTNLKWIQVITSGVNYLLSRPSLRKDIIITSGRGIHGPQVSEMAILLMLALNRNFPENVRNQDKRAWVRWKSKLLYQKNVAIVGVGVIGEQLARKCKAFGMTVYGIDIVKRDLDCVDFFYGPEDLLNVAGEVDYLVLVAPSTPETQKIAGKQLLAKMKPTAFLLNVARGELVDDAALMEALDRGQIAGAALDALSTEPLPADHPLWHAKNLIITPHVAGEADMYRKQIMPIIEENLRKFLSGERRNLVNFIER, from the coding sequence ATGAAAGGCAGCGCTGAAGAGATGTACATACTTCTCGCGATGCCGGATGCTGAAGATTACCACAAGGATCTCCGGGAGAAATTCCCCGACTTGCAGATCCATGCCGTCACCAGCGAAGAAGGAATCAGGCCGCACGCGGACAAAGTGGATATCCTCATCACGCTTTACCGGGTTGCCGATGACATCCTGAAGCAGACGACCAATCTCAAATGGATTCAGGTCATCACGTCAGGCGTGAACTATCTCCTGAGCCGTCCTTCTCTCAGGAAGGATATCATCATTACTTCGGGCCGGGGCATTCACGGGCCGCAGGTGTCCGAGATGGCCATTCTTCTCATGCTCGCTTTGAACAGGAATTTTCCGGAGAACGTGAGAAACCAAGATAAGAGAGCCTGGGTCAGGTGGAAATCAAAGCTGCTCTATCAGAAGAACGTCGCCATTGTCGGCGTTGGCGTGATCGGGGAGCAGCTGGCCCGGAAGTGTAAAGCGTTCGGCATGACCGTGTATGGGATTGATATTGTGAAGAGGGATCTGGATTGCGTCGATTTCTTCTATGGCCCCGAGGACCTGCTCAACGTGGCGGGCGAGGTCGATTACCTCGTCCTGGTTGCACCTTCAACGCCCGAGACTCAGAAGATAGCGGGAAAACAGCTCCTCGCAAAGATGAAGCCGACCGCGTTCCTGCTTAACGTTGCGCGAGGAGAACTGGTAGATGATGCGGCGCTGATGGAGGCGCTCGATAGGGGGCAGATTGCAGGCGCGGCGCTGGATGCTCTGTCTACCGAGCCGTTGCCTGCGGACCATCCCTTGTGGCATGCGAAGAACCTGATCATCACACCGCATGTTGCAGGTGAGGCAGATATGTACCGCAAACAGATAATGCCTATCATCGAAGAGAATCTTCGAAAGTTCCTGAGTGGAGAGCGACGAAACCTGGTCAACTTTATAGAGCGCTAG
- a CDS encoding M24 family metallopeptidase, which yields MEDPKERLVTSVSHAELERRWKAARELMQERKVDFLVMRQDEEFYGGYVRWFSAITPRHSYPFTVIFPVDDEMTTISSAPPNVGRPPEWSVYGIKSRLGAPYYPSMHYTNSYDAELAVKVLSERKAPTIGWVGVSSLHVNFYRYVTEHCPGATFVDMTDPIDYLKAIKSPEEIELIKGTAALQDKALDYVRQRIKPGLKDVDLHAEADYISTKLGCTRLQVLISSYQQGDAPMGFMGRHFMNRTLKKGDQVVVLLEGNGPGGYYTEIARVFSLGREPDQETKDMFALAVETQKLNLSFMKPGADPKEIWDASNAHLVKMGSGPEGRLYAHGEGYELVERPAIRYDEPMKLQAGMNLAVHPVAKNSRVWITLCDNYLITENGVSDCLHKTPKEIFVV from the coding sequence ATGGAAGATCCGAAAGAAAGGCTGGTCACGTCAGTTTCTCACGCAGAGCTGGAAAGGAGATGGAAAGCCGCAAGAGAACTCATGCAGGAACGCAAGGTGGATTTCCTGGTGATGAGGCAGGACGAGGAATTCTACGGCGGCTATGTGCGGTGGTTCAGCGCAATTACACCCCGCCATAGCTATCCTTTCACGGTCATCTTCCCGGTTGATGACGAGATGACAACCATCAGCAGCGCACCTCCGAACGTAGGCAGGCCGCCGGAATGGTCCGTGTACGGCATCAAGAGTAGATTAGGGGCGCCGTACTATCCATCGATGCATTACACCAACAGCTATGACGCCGAGCTGGCGGTGAAGGTTCTCTCGGAGAGGAAGGCACCGACCATAGGATGGGTGGGGGTATCGTCGCTTCACGTAAACTTTTATCGATATGTGACAGAACACTGCCCTGGTGCCACATTCGTCGATATGACAGATCCTATAGATTACCTGAAAGCCATCAAGAGCCCTGAAGAAATCGAGCTGATCAAGGGCACAGCCGCGCTGCAGGACAAGGCGCTCGATTACGTGCGGCAGCGGATCAAGCCCGGCTTGAAAGACGTGGATCTTCACGCAGAGGCGGACTACATTTCCACCAAGCTCGGGTGCACCCGGCTCCAGGTGCTGATAAGCTCCTATCAGCAGGGGGATGCGCCCATGGGATTCATGGGCCGCCATTTCATGAACAGGACTTTGAAGAAAGGTGACCAGGTCGTCGTTCTCCTTGAGGGCAATGGACCGGGCGGTTATTACACGGAGATTGCGAGGGTTTTCTCGCTGGGACGGGAACCCGACCAGGAGACGAAGGATATGTTTGCACTTGCCGTTGAGACGCAGAAACTGAACCTGTCCTTTATGAAGCCCGGAGCCGATCCGAAGGAAATATGGGACGCCAGCAACGCGCACCTCGTGAAGATGGGCTCAGGTCCTGAAGGCAGGCTCTACGCGCATGGTGAGGGCTACGAGCTGGTGGAGAGGCCGGCCATACGCTATGACGAACCCATGAAGCTGCAGGCAGGGATGAACCTGGCCGTCCACCCTGTTGCAAAAAACAGCCGGGTCTGGATCACACTCTGTGACAATTATCTGATCACGGAGAACGGTGTGAGCGACTGTCTCCATAAGACCCCCAAGGAGATATTCGTCGTATGA
- a CDS encoding alpha/beta hydrolase, whose translation MSARKNFLGNELSRRTFLGTAGMMLATAGAALAEQAAPQAPRVKGPRVWLDMDQKELDDAYDQSVYAPNAQQIVGRYATNSNATRARLGQPRRYAYGPTPVEALDVFVTKHPKAPVHVFIHGGAWRGGFAKDYAFPAELFVNAGAHYVVPDFTAVQDAGDSLLPMAEQVRRAVAWVYRNAESFGGDPGRIYVSGHSSGSHLAGVILVTDWQRDFDLPPDTVKGGLCCSGMFDLKPVRLSARSKYVKFTDEMEQSLSTQRHLDKLNCPVIVAHGTFETPEFQRQSRDFAAALKAAHKPVQLLVAEGYNHFEIIETLANPYGLLGRAELEQMKLTPK comes from the coding sequence ATGTCGGCAAGGAAAAATTTTCTCGGGAATGAGCTTTCACGACGGACGTTCCTCGGAACAGCCGGTATGATGCTCGCAACGGCCGGTGCGGCGCTTGCAGAGCAGGCAGCCCCGCAGGCGCCACGCGTAAAAGGACCGCGCGTCTGGCTCGACATGGATCAGAAGGAACTTGACGACGCGTATGACCAGAGCGTGTACGCTCCGAACGCGCAGCAGATCGTCGGCCGCTACGCCACCAACAGTAATGCCACCCGCGCTAGGCTCGGTCAGCCGCGGCGCTACGCCTATGGACCTACACCGGTCGAGGCGCTCGACGTATTCGTGACGAAGCACCCCAAAGCGCCGGTTCATGTCTTCATCCACGGCGGCGCCTGGCGCGGCGGTTTTGCGAAGGATTATGCGTTCCCGGCGGAACTCTTCGTGAACGCGGGCGCCCATTACGTCGTGCCTGATTTCACCGCAGTGCAGGATGCAGGGGACAGCCTGCTGCCCATGGCAGAACAGGTACGTCGCGCAGTTGCCTGGGTCTACCGCAACGCCGAAAGCTTCGGCGGCGATCCCGGCCGCATCTACGTTTCAGGCCATTCGTCAGGTAGCCACCTGGCAGGCGTCATACTCGTCACCGATTGGCAGAGGGATTTCGACCTCCCTCCGGATACCGTGAAAGGTGGGCTGTGCTGCAGCGGTATGTTCGACCTCAAACCCGTACGACTCTCGGCTCGCAGCAAGTACGTCAAGTTCACTGATGAGATGGAGCAATCCTTGAGCACTCAGCGCCATCTCGACAAACTGAACTGTCCCGTAATCGTTGCCCACGGCACGTTCGAGACGCCGGAGTTCCAACGCCAGTCGCGTGATTTCGCCGCCGCTTTGAAAGCGGCACATAAACCTGTGCAGCTGCTCGTCGCCGAGGGCTACAATCACTTTGAGATCATCGAGACGCTCGCCAACCCTTACGGACTTCTGGGTCGAGCCGAGCTCGAACAGATGAAGCTTACGCCGAAATAA
- a CDS encoding nitric-oxide reductase large subunit — protein sequence MPDEQHATDTLSPRWRNAVLLILILGFSVLIWIAVRSYKDAPPIPEKVVNGAGAVLFTGADILAGQQVFLKHGLMENGTIWGHGAYLGPDFSATYLHGLAVDAAEFIAQERFNRPVSRLSSLERAGVTAEASGMLKQNRYNPETHALTFTPPEEASYGQQIKRWRMYFADPLSNRGLMNKQVHDPEELRHLTAFFAWTAWASVANRPGKTYSYTNNFPYDPLAGNRPTSDAFLWSALSLITLLGGTALILFAFGRFNYLGWKGKAEHIHPVMIPGGATEGQRATIKYFMVMGLLFLAQVFVGGATAHYRAEPGTFYGFDLTTIFPTNLLRTWHLQLAIFWIATAYVAGGLFLASTLGGKEPKRQTTGINFLFVALAIVIFGSLFGEMFGIRQLLGKLWFWFGHQGWEYLDLGRGFQLLLAAGLLIWFVLLVRAAGSAKREGTDREIVWLFLCSALAIPLFYLPALFFTSTTHLTVVDNWRFWIIHLWVEGFFELFVTTMVAVLFYKLGMVSRQTATRVIYLDAILFLGSGIIGTGHHWYWTGQSNVTMALAALFSAMEVIPLTLLTLDAWDFIRLTKGRCDVCGQEISVPHKWTFYFMMAVGVWNFVGAGIFGFLINLPIVSYFEVGTILTPNHGHAAMMGVFGMLALSFTVFAMRQVLSDSYWKRVESYVRFSFWGLNVGLALMVILNLFPGGVLQLRDVLTYGYWHARGPEFLNQPTTRMIEWLRMPADLIFIFAGVLPMLLAVGETYRFVRKTAGSDAVDGHGGEGLR from the coding sequence ATGCCTGATGAACAGCATGCGACGGATACACTTTCTCCCCGTTGGAGAAATGCCGTCCTCCTCATTTTGATTCTGGGATTTTCAGTGCTCATCTGGATTGCGGTCAGATCCTATAAAGACGCTCCTCCCATCCCCGAAAAAGTAGTCAACGGCGCAGGGGCTGTTCTCTTCACCGGTGCCGACATCCTTGCCGGTCAGCAGGTCTTTCTGAAACACGGCCTCATGGAGAATGGCACGATATGGGGACACGGCGCGTACCTCGGGCCTGATTTTTCCGCAACGTATCTGCATGGTCTCGCGGTTGACGCAGCAGAGTTCATCGCGCAGGAACGCTTCAACCGACCCGTTTCCCGGCTTTCGTCTCTGGAGCGCGCTGGCGTCACCGCCGAAGCCTCTGGAATGCTCAAACAGAATCGCTACAATCCCGAGACTCATGCGCTGACATTCACGCCCCCGGAGGAAGCGTCCTACGGGCAACAGATCAAAAGGTGGAGGATGTACTTTGCGGACCCGCTTTCCAATCGGGGCCTGATGAACAAGCAGGTGCACGATCCTGAGGAGTTGAGGCACCTCACCGCCTTCTTCGCATGGACCGCCTGGGCCTCTGTCGCCAACCGGCCCGGCAAGACCTATTCGTATACGAACAATTTCCCGTACGATCCCCTCGCGGGGAATCGGCCCACAAGCGACGCCTTTCTGTGGAGCGCGCTCAGCCTCATAACACTCCTCGGCGGGACGGCTCTCATTCTCTTCGCCTTTGGCAGGTTTAACTATCTGGGTTGGAAAGGCAAAGCAGAGCACATTCATCCGGTTATGATTCCCGGCGGGGCCACCGAGGGCCAGAGGGCAACGATAAAATACTTCATGGTGATGGGCCTTCTCTTTCTCGCCCAGGTGTTTGTGGGAGGCGCAACCGCGCACTACCGGGCAGAGCCCGGCACGTTTTACGGCTTCGATCTGACAACGATCTTTCCCACGAATCTGCTCAGGACCTGGCATCTCCAGCTCGCGATCTTCTGGATTGCAACCGCATATGTCGCGGGCGGGCTCTTTCTCGCAAGCACGCTGGGAGGCAAGGAGCCAAAACGGCAGACGACCGGGATCAACTTCCTTTTTGTAGCGCTGGCAATCGTGATCTTCGGCAGCCTCTTCGGTGAGATGTTCGGTATTCGCCAGCTTCTCGGGAAACTATGGTTCTGGTTCGGTCACCAGGGCTGGGAGTACCTTGACCTCGGTAGAGGCTTTCAGTTGCTGCTGGCCGCCGGACTGCTGATCTGGTTCGTACTGCTCGTCAGAGCGGCTGGTTCAGCAAAGAGAGAAGGCACAGATCGTGAGATCGTCTGGCTCTTTCTCTGCTCCGCGTTGGCGATCCCTCTGTTCTATCTGCCGGCACTCTTCTTTACTAGTACTACCCATTTGACGGTCGTGGATAACTGGCGTTTCTGGATCATTCACTTGTGGGTCGAGGGCTTCTTCGAGCTCTTCGTCACCACCATGGTAGCCGTGCTCTTCTACAAACTGGGCATGGTAAGCCGCCAGACGGCGACCCGCGTCATCTACCTCGATGCGATCCTCTTCCTCGGGAGCGGCATCATCGGCACGGGGCACCACTGGTACTGGACCGGGCAGTCAAACGTTACCATGGCGCTCGCGGCGCTCTTTTCTGCCATGGAGGTGATTCCCTTGACGCTTCTGACCCTTGATGCCTGGGACTTCATACGGTTAACCAAGGGACGCTGCGACGTGTGCGGGCAGGAAATCTCCGTGCCCCACAAATGGACCTTCTACTTCATGATGGCGGTCGGGGTCTGGAATTTTGTCGGCGCGGGCATATTCGGCTTCCTGATCAATCTGCCCATCGTCAGCTACTTCGAGGTAGGGACAATACTCACTCCCAACCACGGCCATGCGGCGATGATGGGCGTGTTCGGCATGCTAGCCCTATCCTTCACCGTCTTTGCGATGAGGCAGGTGCTCTCCGACAGCTACTGGAAGCGTGTGGAGAGCTACGTGCGGTTTTCCTTCTGGGGTTTGAATGTCGGCCTTGCGCTCATGGTCATCCTCAACCTTTTCCCGGGAGGCGTTCTGCAGCTCCGGGACGTGCTCACTTACGGGTATTGGCACGCGAGGGGCCCCGAGTTTCTGAACCAACCGACCACACGGATGATCGAATGGCTTCGGATGCCGGCCGACCTCATCTTCATTTTTGCAGGCGTTCTACCGATGCTTCTGGCGGTCGGAGAGACATACCGGTTCGTAAGGAAGACGGCAGGGAGTGACGCTGTTGACGGTCACGGAGGTGAGGGACTGCGCTGA
- a CDS encoding PA2779 family protein, with the protein MVKRALVCYLAMALLIIGMVPRVEAAFSPSEAFILGPSVRVTDLENIQTALENKLIRQRLHDLGYSTEEITSRLAQLTDQQVHAIAQKLDDLRVGGDGVEIAILAIVCVILVIAILYFTGHKLTVR; encoded by the coding sequence ATGGTTAAGAGGGCACTGGTGTGCTATCTGGCAATGGCGCTTCTTATTATCGGGATGGTTCCTCGCGTTGAGGCAGCATTTTCCCCGTCTGAAGCCTTTATACTCGGTCCCTCAGTGAGAGTGACTGATCTGGAGAATATTCAGACAGCGCTTGAAAACAAACTGATTCGTCAGCGGCTGCACGACCTTGGCTACAGCACGGAGGAGATAACCAGCAGACTCGCCCAGCTGACTGACCAGCAGGTCCACGCAATAGCCCAGAAACTGGATGACCTGAGGGTCGGCGGTGACGGTGTCGAGATCGCCATCCTCGCCATAGTATGCGTTATTCTTGTTATCGCTATCCTCTATTTCACCGGGCACAAGCTGACCGTGAGATGA